Proteins found in one Streptomyces sp. CB09001 genomic segment:
- a CDS encoding penicillin-binding transpeptidase domain-containing protein: MNKPLRRIAIFCGLLVLTLLIRDNWLQYVQADELKEDEHNRRVAIERYASPRGDIIVDGKAITSHATTEGDFKYKRTYKDGAMWAPVTGYVSQAFGATQLEAIDDGILTGNDDRLFFRNTLDMITGRKREGGNVVTTLNSAAQKAAYDGLKKQGAKGAVVAIEPSTGKILSMASYPSYDPTVIAGSNDAAGEAWNKLQKKNNPDDPMLNRALREVYPPGSTFKVVTAAAALEHGKYDSADEKTDSPLPWTMPGTSTELKNEGNIPCEDATLREALRVSCNTVFGKLGYDLGNDKMLETAKKFGFTDEQFVPVRSSASVFSEGMNDSQVALSSIGQFNTAATPLQMAMVTSAIANNGTLMKPYMVDALQAPNLDTIEKTDPEEMSKPLSADNAQILQSMMETVVDEGTGTNAKIDGVKVGGKTGTAQHGENNSENPYAWFISYAKADDGSSPVAVAVVIEDENAVRDDISGGGLAAPIAKNVMEAVIDSKK, encoded by the coding sequence GTGAACAAGCCACTGCGCCGAATCGCGATCTTCTGCGGCCTCCTCGTCCTCACCCTGCTCATCCGGGACAACTGGCTCCAGTACGTCCAGGCCGACGAGCTCAAGGAGGACGAGCACAACCGCCGGGTCGCCATCGAGCGGTACGCCAGCCCCCGCGGCGACATCATCGTCGACGGCAAGGCCATCACCTCACACGCCACCACCGAGGGCGACTTCAAGTACAAGCGCACCTACAAGGACGGCGCCATGTGGGCGCCCGTCACCGGTTACGTCTCGCAGGCCTTCGGCGCCACCCAGCTCGAGGCCATCGACGACGGCATCCTCACCGGCAACGACGACCGGCTCTTCTTCCGCAACACCCTCGACATGATCACGGGCAGGAAGCGCGAGGGCGGCAACGTCGTCACCACCCTCAACAGCGCCGCCCAGAAGGCCGCCTACGACGGTCTGAAGAAGCAGGGCGCCAAGGGCGCCGTCGTCGCCATCGAGCCGTCCACCGGCAAGATCCTCTCGATGGCCTCCTACCCGTCGTACGACCCCACCGTCATCGCCGGCAGCAACGACGCGGCCGGCGAGGCCTGGAACAAGCTCCAGAAGAAGAACAACCCCGACGACCCGATGCTCAACCGCGCGCTGCGCGAGGTCTACCCGCCCGGATCCACCTTCAAGGTGGTCACCGCGGCGGCGGCCCTGGAGCACGGGAAGTACGACTCGGCCGACGAGAAGACCGACTCCCCGCTGCCCTGGACGATGCCCGGCACCAGCACCGAGCTGAAGAACGAGGGCAACATCCCCTGCGAGGACGCCACCCTCCGCGAGGCCCTGCGCGTCTCCTGCAACACCGTCTTCGGCAAGCTCGGCTACGACCTCGGCAACGACAAGATGCTGGAGACGGCCAAGAAGTTCGGCTTCACCGACGAGCAGTTCGTCCCGGTCCGCTCCAGCGCCTCGGTCTTCTCCGAGGGCATGAACGACTCCCAGGTCGCGCTCTCCTCCATCGGCCAGTTCAACACCGCGGCCACCCCGCTGCAGATGGCCATGGTCACCTCGGCCATCGCCAACAACGGCACCCTGATGAAGCCGTACATGGTGGACGCGCTCCAGGCGCCCAACCTCGACACCATCGAGAAGACGGACCCCGAGGAGATGAGCAAGCCGCTGTCCGCGGACAACGCCCAGATCCTCCAGTCCATGATGGAGACCGTCGTCGACGAGGGCACGGGAACCAACGCCAAGATCGACGGCGTCAAGGTGGGCGGCAAGACCGGTACCGCACAGCACGGCGAGAACAACAGCGAGAACCCCTACGCCTGGTTCATCTCGTACGCCAAGGCCGACGACGGCAGCTCACCCGTCGCCGTCGCCGTGGTGATCGAGGACGAGAACGCCGTGCGCGACGACATCTCCGGCGGCGGCCTCGCGGCACCGATCGCGAAGAACGTCATGGAGGCCGTCATCGACAGCAAGAAGTGA
- the fhaB gene encoding antibiotic biosynthesis regulator FhaB yields MSELTLTVMRLGFLAVLWLFVIVAVQVIRSDLFGTRVTQRGARRDAARPQQTATRQGQAPPPQRQQSGGGRGRRGAPTKLVVTEGTLTGTTVALQGQTITLGRAHDSTIVLDDDYASSRHARIYPDQNGQWIVEDLGSTNGTYLDRARLTTPTPIGPGAPIRIGKTVIELRK; encoded by the coding sequence ATGTCAGAGCTGACCCTCACGGTCATGCGGCTGGGTTTTCTCGCCGTACTGTGGCTGTTCGTGATCGTGGCCGTGCAGGTCATCCGCAGCGACCTCTTCGGTACGCGGGTCACCCAGCGCGGCGCGCGGCGCGACGCCGCCCGACCGCAGCAGACCGCCACGCGCCAGGGCCAGGCGCCTCCACCGCAGCGCCAGCAGTCCGGCGGTGGCCGCGGCCGCCGGGGCGCGCCCACCAAGCTGGTCGTGACGGAGGGCACCCTCACCGGCACCACCGTCGCCCTCCAGGGCCAGACCATCACGCTCGGCCGGGCACACGACTCGACGATCGTGCTGGACGACGACTACGCCTCCAGCCGCCATGCCAGGATCTACCCGGACCAGAACGGCCAGTGGATCGTCGAGGACCTGGGCTCCACCAACGGCACCTACCTGGACCGGGCCCGGCTGACGACCCCCACACCGATTGGCCCCGGGGCGCCGATCCGCATCGGCAAGACCGTCATCGAGCTGCGGAAGTAG
- a CDS encoding FtsW/RodA/SpoVE family cell cycle protein has product MSSTTNPSTHHTSTIGAIGAPSRRNTELALLVFAVLIPVFAYANVGLAINDEVPAGLLSYGFGLGLLAGVGHLVVRKFAPYADPLLLPLATLLNGLGLVAIWRLDQSELLQSIHQAGNAAPRQLIYTAMGIALFVAVLVFLKDHRVLQRYTYISMVGALFLLLLPLVPGLGKNIYGAKIWIQVGSFSIQPGEFAKIVLAIFFAGYLMVKRDALALASRRFMGLYLPRGRDLGPILVVWIVSILILVFETDLGTSLLFFGMFVIMLYVATERTSWIVFGMLMSAVGAVGVATFEPHIQQRVDAWLDPMREFMLSRANQVGHSEQAMQALWAFGSGGTLGTGWGQGHSELIRFAANSDFILATFGEELGLAGLMALLLLYALIVERGVRTALAARDPFGKLLAIGLSGAFALQVFVVAGGVMGLIPLTGMTMPFLAYGGSSVIANWALIGILLRISDTARRPAPAAPASPDAEMTQVVRP; this is encoded by the coding sequence ATGAGCAGTACTACCAACCCGTCGACGCACCACACGTCCACGATCGGCGCCATCGGCGCCCCGAGCCGGCGCAACACCGAGCTGGCTCTGCTCGTGTTCGCCGTCCTCATCCCGGTCTTCGCCTACGCCAACGTGGGCCTCGCCATCAACGACGAGGTGCCCGCGGGCCTGCTGAGCTACGGCTTCGGCCTCGGCCTGCTGGCCGGCGTCGGCCACCTCGTCGTGCGCAAGTTCGCCCCGTACGCGGACCCGCTGCTGCTGCCGCTGGCCACCCTGCTCAACGGCCTCGGACTCGTCGCCATCTGGCGCCTGGACCAGTCCGAACTGCTCCAGAGCATCCACCAGGCCGGCAACGCCGCACCCCGCCAGCTGATCTACACCGCGATGGGCATCGCCCTGTTCGTCGCCGTGCTCGTCTTCCTCAAGGACCACCGCGTCCTGCAGCGCTACACCTACATCTCCATGGTCGGCGCCTTGTTCCTGCTGCTGCTCCCCCTGGTGCCGGGCCTCGGCAAGAACATCTACGGCGCCAAGATCTGGATCCAGGTCGGCTCCTTCTCCATCCAGCCCGGCGAGTTCGCCAAGATCGTCCTCGCGATCTTCTTCGCCGGCTACCTGATGGTGAAGCGCGACGCGCTCGCCCTGGCCAGCCGCCGCTTCATGGGCCTCTACCTGCCACGCGGCCGCGACCTCGGCCCGATCCTGGTCGTCTGGATCGTCTCGATCCTGATCCTCGTCTTCGAGACCGACCTCGGCACCTCGCTGCTGTTCTTCGGCATGTTCGTGATCATGCTGTACGTCGCCACCGAGCGGACCAGCTGGATCGTCTTCGGCATGCTGATGTCCGCCGTCGGCGCCGTCGGTGTGGCCACCTTCGAACCGCACATCCAACAGCGCGTCGACGCCTGGCTCGACCCGATGCGGGAGTTCATGCTCTCCCGCGCCAACCAGGTCGGCCACTCCGAGCAGGCCATGCAGGCCCTGTGGGCCTTCGGCTCCGGCGGCACCCTCGGCACCGGCTGGGGCCAGGGCCACTCCGAGCTGATCCGCTTCGCCGCCAACTCCGACTTCATCCTCGCCACCTTCGGCGAGGAACTCGGCCTCGCCGGCCTCATGGCCCTGCTCCTGCTCTACGCCTTGATCGTGGAACGCGGCGTGCGCACCGCCCTCGCCGCCCGCGACCCCTTCGGCAAGCTCCTCGCCATCGGCCTCTCCGGCGCCTTCGCCCTCCAGGTCTTCGTCGTCGCTGGCGGTGTCATGGGCCTCATCCCGCTCACCGGCATGACGATGCCCTTCCTGGCCTACGGCGGTTCCTCCGTCATCGCCAACTGGGCGTTGATCGGCATCCTGCTGCGCATCAGCGACACCGCGCGCAGACCGGCACCCGCCGCGCCCGCCAGCCCCGACGCCGAGATGACCCAGGTGGTCCGACCGTGA
- a CDS encoding Stp1/IreP family PP2C-type Ser/Thr phosphatase translates to MSLSLRFAAGSHKGMIREGNEDSGYAGPRLLAIADGMGGQAAGEVASSEVISTIVALDDDVPGSDVLTSLGAAVQRANDQLRQMVEEDPALEGMGTTLTALLWTGQRLGMVHVGDSRAYLLRDGVLTQITQDHTWVQRLVDEGRITEEEAGTHPQRSLLMRALGSGDHVEPDLSIREVRAGDRYLICSDGLSGVVSHQTMEDTLASYQGPQETVQELIQLALRGGGPDNITVIVADVLDLDTGDTLAAQLSDTPVVVGAVAENQAQMGDNGIMQTPAGRAAGLGRPGGQRGGGGEFGPPGSGDVTGFIPTGGFDDYGPDDFVKPRKNRKWLKRSLYTALALAVIGGGTYGGWRWTQTQYYVGTKDDHLALYRGISQDLAWVSLSKVQKDHPEIELKYLPPYQQKLVEATIPEGDLNDARAKIEELAVQASACKKQADRRTAETEKNAKTGEGEAGGTTGTTPASFTSKASPSPNPSGSPEAPEPSESPSTTAPTPGSGPTLSEEEQKVVSLCGKQ, encoded by the coding sequence ATGAGTCTGTCACTGCGCTTCGCCGCCGGTTCCCACAAGGGCATGATCCGGGAGGGCAACGAGGACTCCGGCTACGCCGGTCCCCGCCTGCTCGCCATCGCCGACGGCATGGGCGGCCAGGCCGCCGGTGAGGTCGCCTCCTCCGAGGTGATCTCCACCATCGTCGCCCTCGACGACGACGTGCCCGGCTCCGACGTCCTCACCTCCCTCGGCGCCGCCGTCCAGCGCGCCAACGACCAGCTGCGGCAGATGGTCGAGGAGGACCCCGCCCTGGAGGGCATGGGCACCACGCTCACCGCCCTGCTGTGGACCGGCCAGCGCCTGGGCATGGTCCACGTCGGCGACTCCCGCGCCTACCTGCTGCGCGACGGCGTCCTCACCCAGATCACCCAGGACCACACCTGGGTGCAGCGCCTCGTCGACGAGGGACGGATCACCGAGGAGGAGGCGGGCACCCACCCGCAGCGCTCCCTGCTGATGCGCGCCCTCGGCAGCGGCGACCACGTCGAGCCCGACCTGTCCATCCGCGAGGTGCGGGCCGGCGACCGCTACCTGATCTGCTCCGACGGACTCTCCGGCGTCGTCTCCCACCAAACGATGGAGGACACCCTCGCCAGCTACCAGGGCCCCCAGGAGACCGTCCAGGAGCTGATCCAGCTCGCCCTGCGCGGCGGCGGCCCCGACAACATCACCGTCATCGTCGCCGACGTCCTCGACCTCGACACCGGCGACACCCTCGCCGCACAGCTCTCCGACACCCCCGTGGTCGTCGGCGCCGTCGCCGAGAACCAGGCCCAGATGGGCGACAACGGCATCATGCAGACCCCGGCCGGCCGCGCCGCGGGCCTCGGCCGGCCCGGCGGACAGCGCGGCGGGGGCGGCGAGTTCGGCCCGCCCGGCAGCGGCGACGTCACCGGCTTCATCCCCACCGGCGGCTTCGACGACTACGGCCCCGACGACTTCGTCAAGCCCCGCAAGAACCGCAAGTGGCTCAAGCGGTCCCTCTACACCGCCCTCGCCCTCGCCGTCATCGGCGGCGGCACCTACGGCGGCTGGCGCTGGACCCAGACCCAGTACTACGTCGGCACCAAGGACGACCACCTCGCGCTGTACCGCGGCATCAGCCAGGACCTCGCCTGGGTCTCGCTCTCGAAGGTCCAGAAGGACCACCCCGAGATCGAACTCAAGTACCTGCCGCCCTACCAGCAGAAACTGGTCGAGGCCACCATCCCCGAGGGCGACCTCAACGACGCCCGGGCCAAGATCGAGGAACTGGCGGTCCAGGCCTCCGCCTGCAAGAAGCAGGCCGACCGGCGCACCGCGGAGACCGAGAAGAACGCGAAGACGGGCGAGGGCGAGGCCGGAGGCACCACGGGAACCACTCCCGCCTCCTTCACGTCCAAGGCCTCACCCAGCCCGAACCCGTCGGGCTCGCCCGAGGCACCCGAACCGTCCGAGTCCCCGTCCACGACCGCACCCACTCCAGGCTCAGGACCGACCCTCTCGGAGGAAGAGCAGAAGGTCGTCTCGCTGTGCGGTAAGCAGTAG